The Platichthys flesus chromosome 18, fPlaFle2.1, whole genome shotgun sequence genome includes a window with the following:
- the LOC133973620 gene encoding zinc finger protein 664-like isoform X1, with protein MSSVQYLREFISERLTAAAEEIFTVFEKTIVQYEEEVDRQRRLLETVLKPEIKLHRIELPQQHVCKEEEVLNDQQLCHQERNSSLDQEEQEPPQIKEEQEEMFTSQEGEQLVLKQETDTCMLTPHGEESAHREQEGEHQLLSHNSPVAESQDQNRRKHMDSKSTGNEEPNPQKSFHENRSHGSNVDNSPKSEINSNTQTGKKSFKCDTCRKTYVCKYKLKSHLGTHTGEKPYLCKICKKGFGRGDELRVHMKIHTGEKPFSCQTCWKRFGRSNELKIHLRSHTGEKPYSCQTCTKRFVSNSKLKVHVRFHTGEKPFSCKICQKGFVRICDLKVHMRIHTGEKPYSCQTCGKRFVRTDELRIHMRTHTGEKPYSCQTCGKRFASSGSLKVHMRIHTGEKPYSCQTCGESFGRGDQLKVHNRTHI; from the exons ATGTCTTCGGTTCAGTATTTGAGAGAGTTTATCAGCGAGCGActaacagctgctgctgaggagatatTCACGGTCTTTGAAAAAACCATCGTCCAGTACGAAGAAGAGGTCGATCGTCAGCGCAGACTGCTGGAGACCGTTTTGAAACCTGAAATAAAGCTGCACAGGATCG agctcccacagcagcatgtctgtaaggaggaggaggttctcaATGACCAGCAGCTCTGTCACCAGGAGAGGAACTCCAGTCTGGACCAAGAGGAACAAGAACCTCCACAGAtaaaagaggaacaggaggaaatgttcaccagtcaggagggagagcagcttgTACTGAAGCAGGAGACTGACACCTGCATGTTGACTCCTCATGGTGAGGAAAGTGCCCATAGAGAACAAGAGGGTGagcaccagctcctctctcacaaCTCTCCTGTAGCTGAGAGCCAAGAtcagaacagaagaaaacatatgGATTCAAAAtctacaggaaatgaagaaccAAACCCACAGAAGAGTTTTCATGAAAACAGGAGTCACGGTAGCAATGTGGATAACTCTCCTAAATCAGAGATTAACTCTAATACTCAAACAGGTAAAAAGTCTTTCAAATGTGACACTTGTAGAAAAACGTATGTGTGTAAGTATAAATTGAAGAGTCATCTGGGAACGCACACAGGTGAAAAACCTTATTTATGCAAAATATGCAAGAAAGGATTTGGACGTGGTGATGAACTGAGAGTCCACATGAAaattcacactggtgagaagccaTTTTCTTGCCAAACATGTTGGAAAAGGTTTGGACGTAGTAATGAATTGAAAATCCACCTGAGAAgtcacactggtgagaagccaTATTCTTGCCAAACATGTACAAAACGTTTTGTAAGTAATAGTAAATTGAAAGTCCATGTGAGGtttcacactggtgagaagccaTTTTCGTGCAAAATTTGTCAGAAAGGTTTTGTAAGGATTTGTGATTTGAAGGTTCATATGAGAATTCACACTGGTGAAAAGCCATATTCCTGCCAAACATGTGGGAAAAGGTTTGTACGTACTGATGAATTGAGAATCCACATGAGAActcacactggtgagaagccaTATTCTTGCCAAACATGTGGGAAAAGGTTTGCAAGTAGTGGCAGTTTGAAAGTCCACATGAGaattcacactggtgagaagccaTATTCTTGCCAAACATGTGGGGAAAGTTTTGGACGTGGTGATCAATTGAAAGTCCACAATAGAACTCATATTTAA
- the LOC133973614 gene encoding zinc finger protein 227-like: MSSVQYLREFISERLTAAAEEIFTVFEKNIVQYEEEVDRQRRLLETVLKPEIKLHRIELPQQHVCKEEEVLTDQQLCPQERNSILDQEEQEPPQIKEEQEEMCTSQEGEHLVLKQETETCMLTPHGEESDHREPDELPQQHVCKEEEVLNDQQLCPQERSSSLDQEEQEPPQIKEEQEEMFTSQEGEQLVLKQETETCMLTPHCEEGAHREPDSEHQLLSHNSPVAESQDQNRRKHMDSGSTGNEEPNPQKSFHEIRSHGSNVDNSPESEINSNTQTGKKSFKCDTCRKTYVCKYKLKSHLRTHTGEKPYLCKICKKGFGRGDELRVHMKIHTGEKPFSCQTCGKRFGRSDELKIHLRSHTGEKPYSCQTCTKRFVSSSKLKVHVRFHTGEKPFSCKICQKGFVRICDLKVHMRIHTGEKPYSCQTCGKRFVRTDELRIHMRTHTGEKPYSCQTCGKRLGRIDELKVHMRMHTGEKPYSCQTCGKCFASSGSLKVHMRIHTGEKPYSCQTCGESFGRGDQLKVHIRTHI, from the exons ATGTCTTCGGTTCAGTATTTGAGAGAGTTTATCAGCGAGCGActaacagctgctgctgaggagatatTCAcggtctttgaaaaaaacatcGTCCAGTACGAAGAAGAGGTCGATCGTCAGCGCAGACTGCTGGAGACCGTTTTGAAACCTGAAATAAAGCTGCACAGGATCG AGCTCCCACAGCAGCATGTCtgtaaagaggaggaggttctcACTGACCAGCAGCTCTGTCCCCAGGAGAGGAACTCCATTCTGGACCAAGAGGAACAAGAACCTCCAcagattaaagaggaacaggaggaaatgtGCACCAGTCAGGAGGGAGAGCATCTCGTACTGAAGCAGGAGACTGAAACCTGCATGTTGACTCCTCATGGTGAGGAAAGTGACCATAGAGAACCAGACG agctcccacagcagcatgtctgtaaggaggaggaggttctcaATGACCAGCAGCTCTGTCCCCAGGAGAGGAGCTCCAGTCTGGACCAAGAGGAACAAGAACCTCCACAGAtaaaagaggaacaggaggaaatgttcaccagtcaggagggagagcagcttgTACTGAAGCAGGAGACTGAAACCTGCATGTTGACTCCTCATTGTGAGGAAGGTGCCCATAGAGAACCAGACAGTGagcaccagctcctctctcacaaCTCTCCTGTAGCTGAGAGCCAAGAtcagaacagaagaaaacatatgGATTCAGGATCAACAGGGAATGAAGAACCAAACCCACAGAAGAGTTTTCATGAAATAAGGAGTCACGGTAGCAATGTGGATAACTCTCCTGAATCAGAGATTAACTCTAATACTCAAACAGGTAAAAAGTCTTTCAAATGTGACACTTGTAGAAAAACGTATGTGTGTAAGTATAAATTGAAGAGTCATCTGAGAACGCACACAGGTGAAAAACCTTATTTATGCAAAATATGCAAGAAAGGATTTGGACGTGGTGATGAACTGAGAGTACACATGAAaattcacactggtgagaagccaTTTTCTTGCCAAACATGTGGGAAAAGGTTTGGACGTAGTGATGAATTGAAAATCCACCTGAGAAgtcacactggtgagaagccaTATTCTTGCCAAACATGTACAAAACGTTTTGTAAGTAGTAGTAAATTGAAAGTCCATGTGAGGtttcacactggtgagaagccaTTTTCGTGCAAAATTTGTCAGAAAGGTTTTGTAAGGATTTGTGATTTGAAGGTTCATATGAGAATTCACACTGGTGAAAAGCCATATTCCTGCCAAACATGTGGGAAAAGGTTTGTACGTACTGATGAATTGAGAATCCACATGAGAActcacactggtgagaagccaTATTCTTGCCAAACATGTGGGAAAAGGTTGGGACGTATTGATGAATTGAAAGTCCACATGAGAATGcacactggtgagaagccaTATTCTTGCCAAACATGTGGTAAATGTTTTGCAAGTAGTGGCAGTTTGAAAGTCCACATGAGaattcacactggtgagaagccaTATTCTTGCCAAACATGTGGGGAAAGTTTTGGACGTGGTGATCAATTGAAAGTCCACATTAGAACTCATATATAA
- the LOC133973628 gene encoding cysteine-rich protein 2-like has translation MASKCPKCDKTVYFAEKVSSLGKDWHKFCLKCERCSKTLNPGGHAEHDGKPFCHKPCYAALFGPKGVNIGGAGSYVYDAPVNEAPVAVSMETDAKPEEKKAPARGPVKAASFSSFSGGPNICPRCNKTVYFAEKVSSLGKNWHRPCLRCERCSKTLSAGSHAEHDGEPYCHKPCYAVLFGPKGVNTGGVGSYIYDEPEAEAEAQP, from the exons ATGGCGTCAAAATGTCCTAAATGCGACAAGACGGTGTATTTCG CGGAAAAAGTGTCGTCTCTGGGGAAAGACTGGCACAAGTTCTGCTTGAAATGTGAACGCTGCAGCAAGACGCTGAATCCAGGAGGCCACGCTGAG CATGACGGGAAGCCTTTTTGCCACAAGCCCTGCTACGCTGCCCTCTTTGGGCCAAAAG GTGTGAACATCGGGGGGGCTGGTTCCTACGTGTACGACGCTCCTGTCAACGAAGCCCCTGTGGctgtttccatggaaacagaTGCTAAAccggaggagaagaaagcccCCGCACGGGGACCAGTGAAGG CTGCAAGCTTCTCGTCGTTCTCCGGAGGACCCAACATCTGCCCCAGGTGTAACAAGACGGTGTATTTCG ccgagAAGGTGTCGTCCCTCGGGAAGAACTGGCACCGGCCCTGTCTGCGCTGTGAGAGATGCAGTAAGACTCTGTCTGCCGGCAGCCACGCAGAG CACGATGGAGAGCCTTACTGCCACAAACCCTGCTACGCTGTGCTGTTTGGACCCaaag gtgtaAACACTGGAGGTGTCGGCAGCTACATCTATGACGAGCCCgaagctgaagctgaagctCAGCCTTGA